From Larus michahellis chromosome 8, bLarMic1.1, whole genome shotgun sequence, one genomic window encodes:
- the ANGPTL3 gene encoding angiopoietin-related protein 3, producing MKRSINRSNSSTQNSHTAKTVGRKSLCILTNQRVPGAENMKIILAFLFIAPLALSASADKDYSSFDSAASPETKSRFAMLDDVRILANGLLQLGHGLKDFVHKTKGQMNDIFQKLYIFDRSFYELSLQTSEIKEEEEQLRQTTARLQINNEEIKNLSQEMNSKIEDLIQNKIQLQEKVWGLEDKVTKLAIIQPSVQETKEISSLKAFVEQQDNHIKQLLRIVEDQHVQLDRQHNQIMELEDKLNHIELQELAENSFAEEQTEPEAISFPVRNATAVTYQSDGAAPDCTALYNSGVRSSGVYTIKPNGSESFDVYCEMKFGSSWTVIQNRVDGSLDFNQTWDAYTNGFGDLNEEFWLGLNKTYSITKQGDYVLRIELQDWKNNKRYIDYAFRLGGPETDYTLQLSRISGSIPNALPEQTELRFSTADHDMDTINDFNCPENYLGGWWHSECEETNLNGKYVAPRSKGRLDRRKGLYWKPKKGRYYLLKSTKIMIHPTDLKSFD from the exons ATGAAGAGGAGTATAAATAGATCAAATTCTTCAACTCAGAACAGTCACACAGCAAAAACTGTTGGTAGGAAAAGTCTCTGCATCCTGACCAACCAAAGAGTACCAGGagcagaaaacatgaaaatcattCTAGCCTTTCTATTCATTGCCCCTCTTGCTCTTTCAGCTAGCGCTGACAAGGATTATTCCTCCTTTGATTCTGCTGCATCTCCCGAGACGAAGTCAAGATTTGCCATGTTAGATGACGTACGAATCTTAGCCAATGGACTCCTCCAGCTTGGGCACGGCCTTAAAGACTTTGTCCATAAGACGAAGGGGCAGATGAATGACATCTTTCAAAAACTTTACATTTTTGATAGGTCCTTCTACGAGCTCTCACTGCAAACCAGCGAAATCAAAGAAGAAGAGGAGCAGCTCAGACAAACTACGGCCAGACTGCAAATCAACAACGAAGAGATAAAGAACCTCTCACAGGAGATGAATTCGAAGATTGAAGACCTCATACAAAACAAAATCCAGCTGCAAGAGAAAGTATGGGGACTGGAAGACAAAGTCACAAAACTGGCCATTATCCAGCCTTCAGTGCAAGAGACAAAAGAAATTTCTTCACTCAAA GCTTTTGTGGAGCAGCAGGACAACCACATCAAGCAACTTCTCAGAATCGTAGAGGACCAGCATGTGCAACTGGACAGACAGCACAATCAAATAATGGAGCTGGAGGACAAG CTAAACCACATAGAGCTCCAGGAACTTGCAGAGAACTCCTTCGCGGAGGAGCAAACAGAACCAGAGGCCATCTCCTTCCCTGTGCGCAACGCCACGGCCGTAACATACCAATCTGACG GTGCCGCTCCTGACTGCACCGCTCTCTACAACAGCGGTGTGCGGTCCAGTGGCGTTTACACTATTAAGCCCAACGGCTCAGAATCTTTCGATGTCTACTGTGAGATGAAATTTG GCAGTTCCTGGACTGTAATCCAGAACAGAGTGGATGGATCACTAGATTTCAACCAAACCTGGGACGCCTACACAAACGGTTTTGGGGACCTCAATG AGGAATTCTGGCTAGGCCTGAACAAGACCTATTCCATTACTAAACAAGGGGACTACGTCTTACGGATTGAGCTGCAGGACTGGAAAAATAACAAGCGTTACATCGACTATGCGTTCCGCTTGGGAGGCCCCGAAACAGACTACACTCTCCAGCTTTCACGGATCTCCGGGAGCATCCCCAACGCCCTACCGGAGCAGACAGAACTGCGGTTCTCAACTGCAGACCATGACATGGACACCATAAATGACTTCAACTGTCCAGAAAACTACCTAG GAGGCTGGTGGCACAGTGAATGTGAAGAAACCAATCTTAACGGGAAATACGTCGCACCAAGGTCAAAAGGAAGACTAGACAGAAGAAAAGGCTTATACTGGAAGCCTAAGAAAGGAAGATACTACTTGCTCAAGTCAACCAAAATAATGATACACCCAACAGACTTAAAAAGTTTTGACTGA